Within Candidatus Binataceae bacterium, the genomic segment GATCGCGGCGATCAGGGCCGCGGCGCCGGCGACTTTCTGTGGGATTTTATCGAGCGTTTTGAGCGCCGGAGCGAAGTGGCGACGTGAGTGCGCGTCCGCGCCTCTCGCCGACGCTCGATCGGTTTCTGGCCGGGCAGTTTTTCGGGCCGTTTCTGGTCTGCCTCGCCGCCTTTACCATCGCCTATCTGCTGGGTGACGTCTTCGATCGCTTCAACGATTTAATTCATTACGGCGGCTTTGGGCTGCTGGGGCTCGAGTACTTTGCGCTCAAGGTGCCGTTGATCGTCTCGCAGCTACTACCGGTCGCCTGTCTGGCCGGTGTTCTGCTCGGTTTTGCGCTGCTGAACCGCACCGGAGAGGTGTTGGCGTGTCAGCAACTTGGCATTAGCCGACTCGAAATGACCACGCCGGTGCTGGTGGTCGCGGCCGTCGTCGTCGTCTTCAATTTTATCCTGAACGAAACGGTAGTGCCGCTTTCGACGCGTCAGGCGCGCTATCTTTATGAGGTCGAGCTCAAGAAGCGGCAGATCAAAGGCGTCTTCGCCAATGAGCGCATCTGGGTGCGCGATCGCAGCGGCTTTCTTTCCGCCGATCACTACGACGCGCGCCATTTGAAACTGCGCGGCGTAACGCTCTATCAGCTCGGCCCGGATTATGCTCTGCGCGATATCGAGCACGCCGCAACGGCGACCTGGAACGGCCAGGGCTGGGTGCCGGACCATCCGACCAGCTTCCGCGTCGCGGAAAGCGGTCAAGTCACGAGCGCGGCGAGCACGGCGCTGTTCGGGCAATCGCTCAAGCCTGACGACCTTGGCCTGCTCAAGCTTGACCCCGAAGAGTTCAGTCTGTGGGAGCTGGATCGCTACATCAACAACCTGCGGCTCAAGGGTCTCGATCCTGGCGGCTACATTGTCGATCGCGATCTCAAGTTCGCGATGCCCTTGGCGTGCCTCATCATGGTCGCGCTCGGGATTGCTCTGAGCCTCGATCCACTGCCGCGCAATCTGAGCCTGGGGCGCAGTTTCGGACTTGCGATCGCGATCGGCTTCGGCTACTGGCTCGCGTTCGGGCTGACCTCGTCGCTGGGCCGCTCGGGGATTATCCCGGCGATGGTCGCGGCGTGGACGCCCAACCTGATCTTCTCGATGCTGGCGTTCGCGATCTTCCTCTTCGGCGAAGAACGCTGAGCGCCGAGCTGCGCAGATTTCAGATCTGCGCAGCTCTCGAAAGTCGTCGCTACTGAGTGATCGAGCCCTTGAGCGTCAGCGTTTCCACCTGCGTGGTCTTGTCAAAGGTGCCGGTAGCCGTGCCCCATCCCGTGGCCCCGTTGGAAGCGCCGGCTTCGATTCCGAAGCCTCCGGTGACGGTGGCCTTACCTCCCGTCTTCAGTTCATGACAACTGACGGTGAGCAGGCTGACGGTTTCGGTGAGCGGGGTTTTCTTCAGCGTCGTCGTGAGCACGGCGTCGACATACTCCGGATTGCACTGATGCGGCAATCCTGTGGTCGGAACTTGGTTTCCGAAGTCCTCCGTGACGAAAACGTCCGCCGTACCCTTGCCGGCCATACTGCCTGAGACCGTCACGCCGCTCAGGCTAAAACATTCGCAATTGCCGCTCGGACATCGGCTCGCAAAGCCGGCGTCAATGCACTCACCGGCAGTCGGTACCGGAAAAACCCCAGTGGTGACCTTCGCGGTGAGAGTTTTGGTGGTCGGCCCGGAATTGGCGTCCTGCGCGTGCGCCGGCGCCAGTCCAAGCGTTAGAGCAATCGCTATGAGGCCGAGAATCGGTTTGTTCATCAAATCCCCCTTCGAAGAATCGCTGCATCAAATCAGACGAGCAATACCAAAGCAATGCCCTCCGCTGCGGGTTGAAACCTTCGCCGACTTGCCCGATCCTGAGATCG encodes:
- the lptG gene encoding LPS export ABC transporter permease LptG, whose protein sequence is MSARPRLSPTLDRFLAGQFFGPFLVCLAAFTIAYLLGDVFDRFNDLIHYGGFGLLGLEYFALKVPLIVSQLLPVACLAGVLLGFALLNRTGEVLACQQLGISRLEMTTPVLVVAAVVVVFNFILNETVVPLSTRQARYLYEVELKKRQIKGVFANERIWVRDRSGFLSADHYDARHLKLRGVTLYQLGPDYALRDIEHAATATWNGQGWVPDHPTSFRVAESGQVTSAASTALFGQSLKPDDLGLLKLDPEEFSLWELDRYINNLRLKGLDPGGYIVDRDLKFAMPLACLIMVALGIALSLDPLPRNLSLGRSFGLAIAIGFGYWLAFGLTSSLGRSGIIPAMVAAWTPNLIFSMLAFAIFLFGEER